One Chanodichthys erythropterus isolate Z2021 chromosome 22, ASM2448905v1, whole genome shotgun sequence DNA window includes the following coding sequences:
- the st6galnac6 gene encoding alpha-N-acetylgalactosaminide alpha-2,6-sialyltransferase 6 isoform X1, producing the protein MRPVDKQWQQGQRMVIYGTIFLIMTLLILYSSNSSADIYSSFKVSEFHHTVKNTNLKKWAGKEGYLPVYGNKSMNLHCHQCALVTSSSHVLGTHGGDEIDRTECVIRMNDAPTSGYASDVGNRTSVRVVAHSSIFRVVRKPAEFLNRSDISAIIFWGPSSKIGRDSKGTLYRLIQRVSMTYSNLSFFVISPSKMQKFDTLFQKETGRDRKKSQSWLSTGWFTMVIAIEMCDSIKVYGMVPPNHCGKRPQPKRMPYHYYKPRGPDECVTYLQNERGRWGSHHRFITEKQVFAHWAKQYNISYAHPTW; encoded by the exons caatggcAGCAGGGGCAGCGGATGGTGATTTATGGGACGATCTTCCTCATCATGACCCTCCTCATCCTCTACAGCTCGAACAGCTCAGCTGATATTTACAGCTCCTTTAAAGTCAGTGAGTTTCATCACACGGTCAAAAACACCAACCTCAAGAAATGGGCTGGGAAGGAGGGATATCTTCCTGTTTACGGCAACAAG AGCATGAACCTGCACTGCCATCAGTGTGCATTAGTGACCAGCTCTAGTCATGTGTTGGGGACTCACGGCGGAGACGAGATCGACCGTACGGAGTGCGTCATCCGCATGAACGACGCTCCGACCTCTGGGTACGCATCAGACGTGGGGAACCGGACCAGCGTGCGCGTCGTGGCTCATTCCAGCATATTCCGGGTCGTCCGCAAACCTGCAGAGTTCCTCAATCGCTCGGACATCTCCGCCATCATATTCTGGGGCCCGTCGTCAAAGATCGGACGCGACTCGAAGGGAACTCTGTACCGGCTGATCCAGAGAGTCAGTATGACCTACAGTAACCTGTCCTTCTTCGTCATCTCGCCCAGCAAAATGCAGAAGTTTGACACACTCTTTCAGAAAGAGACCGGCAGAGACAG aaaaaagtCTCAGTCCTGGTTAAGCACGGGCTGGTTTACCATGGTGATTGCCATAGAGATGTGTGATAGCATCAAGGTTTATGGGATGGTGCCGCCAAACCATTGTGG GAAACGCCCTCAGCCCAAACGAATGCCCTATCACTATTACAAACCCAGAGGTCCAGACGAGTGTGTAACGTACCTGCAGAACGAGAGGGGGCGCTGGGGATCACACCATCGCTTCATCactgagaaacaggtgttcgcgCACTGGGCCAAGCAGTACAACATCAGCTACGCCCACCCAACGTGGTGA
- the st6galnac6 gene encoding alpha-N-acetylgalactosaminide alpha-2,6-sialyltransferase 6 isoform X2 translates to MRPVDKQWQQGQRMVIYGTIFLIMTLLILYSSNSSADIYSSFKVSEFHHTVKNTNLKKWAGKEGYLPVYGNKSMNLHCHQCALVTSSSHVLGTHGGDEIDRTECVIRMNDAPTSGYASDVGNRTSVRVVAHSSIFRVVRKPAEFLNRSDISAIIFWGPSSKIGRDSKGTLYRLIQRVSMTYSNLSFFVISPSKMQKFDTLFQKETGRDRKKSQSWLSTGWFTMVIAIEMCDSIKVYGMVPPNHCGRICGEKTTLPTMLYRKFHQSESRERNALSPNECPITITNPEVQTSV, encoded by the exons caatggcAGCAGGGGCAGCGGATGGTGATTTATGGGACGATCTTCCTCATCATGACCCTCCTCATCCTCTACAGCTCGAACAGCTCAGCTGATATTTACAGCTCCTTTAAAGTCAGTGAGTTTCATCACACGGTCAAAAACACCAACCTCAAGAAATGGGCTGGGAAGGAGGGATATCTTCCTGTTTACGGCAACAAG AGCATGAACCTGCACTGCCATCAGTGTGCATTAGTGACCAGCTCTAGTCATGTGTTGGGGACTCACGGCGGAGACGAGATCGACCGTACGGAGTGCGTCATCCGCATGAACGACGCTCCGACCTCTGGGTACGCATCAGACGTGGGGAACCGGACCAGCGTGCGCGTCGTGGCTCATTCCAGCATATTCCGGGTCGTCCGCAAACCTGCAGAGTTCCTCAATCGCTCGGACATCTCCGCCATCATATTCTGGGGCCCGTCGTCAAAGATCGGACGCGACTCGAAGGGAACTCTGTACCGGCTGATCCAGAGAGTCAGTATGACCTACAGTAACCTGTCCTTCTTCGTCATCTCGCCCAGCAAAATGCAGAAGTTTGACACACTCTTTCAGAAAGAGACCGGCAGAGACAG aaaaaagtCTCAGTCCTGGTTAAGCACGGGCTGGTTTACCATGGTGATTGCCATAGAGATGTGTGATAGCATCAAGGTTTATGGGATGGTGCCGCCAAACCATTGTGG CAGAATCTGTGGtgaaaaaactacattacccacgatgctgtacagaaaattccaccagTCAGAGAGCCGTGAAA GAAACGCCCTCAGCCCAAACGAATGCCCTATCACTATTACAAACCCAGAGGTCCAGACGAGTGTGTAA